A single Dermacentor variabilis isolate Ectoservices chromosome 9, ASM5094787v1, whole genome shotgun sequence DNA region contains:
- the LOC142558195 gene encoding uncharacterized protein LOC142558195: MAVTTPTATLLENGRRSNSTVFLGNRTRLKEDRGGSQRSAEQARRESCGNRKLMKREYAVLTSWEMREATSLSTQRTLQLYSHVAAEREMPFCPRRNLEDLKEHDTAALEERHETSNFEATVPFSPDSARDTSASEECNKFASVMTRTENSSFKGPYIACSFLWCCSVMHRHKFLILKLETAACKQNLQ; encoded by the exons ATGGCTGTCACAACACCTACAGCAACACTGCTGGAAAACGGCCGCCGGTCaaattctaccgttttccttggAAATCGTACGAGACtgaaagaagacagaggtggaTCGCAGCGGTCCGCCGAGCAAG ctAGGAGGGAGAGCTGTGGCAACCGAAAATTAATGAAACGCGAATATGCAGTGCTCACTTCGTGGGAAATGAGAGAAGCAACATCGCTGAGCACCCAGCGTACATTACAACTATATTCCCACGTTGCAGCAGAAAGAGAGATGCCGTTTTGTCCCAGACGAAACTTGGAAGATTTGAAAG AGCACGACACAGCGGCACTGGAAGAACGCCACGAAACGTCAAACTTTGAAGCCACCGTTCCCTTCAGTCCCGACTCGGCACGGGACACATCCGCGTCGGAAGAATGCAACAAGTTTGCGTCCGTG ATGACTCGTACAGAGAACAGTTCATTCAAGGGGCCATATATAGCTTGTTCCTTTCTGTGGTGTTGCAGTGTGATGCATCGACACAAGTTTCTCATATTGAAACTAGAGACAGCAGCGTGCAAGCAGAACCTGCAGTGA